ATCAGACAACTTCGAGTGACTAGAAGTAAGTAAAGGAAAGGAAACAGACGGATTGCTCGACTACCAGTTAGAGAAGTGAATAAAATTAGTACAATTTCAAAAGCAGTATAAATAATTTTGTAAATTAACTTACCCGTGGGTAATCTCAAACCCATCAACCCAAAGCCAGTAATGCTTAACAGTGTTAGCAAAGGAAATCTGGGAAACCGGAGACTGGGATTAGGTAATAATTCAGTCCAAATTGCGATCGCCAATAATGCCCACTCTAGATAGAGCAGAAATGGAAACGGGTGATTTTGAGGTTGAATGGGACGAGTCACAAGGTTTAAAAGTCAAAGGTCAAAAGTCAAAAGTCAAAATTGGGACAAGGGAAACAAGAGAGACAAGGGAGAATTCGGAATTCGTAATTAGTATAGATTCCCTGATAACTGATAACTGATAACCATTACTAAAGTCATAGGGCGATCGTGACTTTTTCTACATGAGGTTGAGCGAACTCGTTTATAAGATAGTGGCACAGAATAGCTATGACGGGTGTATTACCGAGCGTGAAGCTAGAATGAAAACTGATTTGCCTCATTCAGAGACGTTCCCATCGCGCGTGAAAAACTTCAAGAAAGTAGGAATTACTAAGTGGGTGCTGGGGGTATTCTTGCTTGGCTTTGTAGCCGCAGGTAGCTATATTGTTTATCGTCAAATTGTCATTGTTCCCCGTCAAGCCGCCCAGCGACAAGCACTCTCCGTTCCAGTAGAACGATTAAATTTATCTGTAACTGTTGCAGCTAACGGCACAATTAAACCAGAGCGATCGATTAATGTCAGCCCTAAAAGTTCTGGGCGGCTGAAAAGCTTGTTGGTAAAAGAAGGAGATTGGGTAAAGCAAGGGCAAATTATCGCCTACATGGATGATTCAAACCTACAGGGACAATTAATCGAAGCTAAGGGAAGATTAGCAGAAGCTCAAGCAAATTTACAAAAATTGCTGGCAGGGAATCGCGTTGAAGATATTGCTCAAGCGCAAGCAGAGTTACAAAATACTCAAGCTACCTTAGAAGAAGCAACCTCAAATCTGCGCCAAAACGAGCAGTTATTCGCCTCTGGAGCAATTTCCAGTCGAGATTTAGTTACATCCCGCGCTGCTTACAATAGTGCCAAAGCAGCTGTGGATAGAGCGCAGCAAGCTTTAACATTACAACAAAATGGTTCGCGCCCTGAAGATATCGCTCAAGCCCGCGCTCAAGTGAAACAAGCACAAGGGGCATTACAGAATATTCAAACTCAATTGAATGATACGGCGATCGCGGCTCCTTTTAGTGGCGTAGTGGCGCAAAAATATGCCGATCCTGGTGCTTTTGTCACTCCCACCACCGCAGGTAGTTCCGTATCTGGCGCAACTTCCAACTCGATCTTGGCACTGGCGGCGAACAATCAGGTTGTCGCCAACGTATCAGAAAGTAATATTGCTCGAATTCGCATCGGACAAGAAATTAGCTTTCGAGCTGATGCACATCCCGGCAAAACTTTCAAGGGGCGAGTAATTCAAATTGCCGTTCAATCTACGGTAGAACAAAACGTAACGAGTTTTCAAGTTAAAGCTGCAATTCTCACCGCTCCTCAGCTGTTGCGATCGGGTATGAACGTTGATGTTGATTTTAAAGCAGGCGAATTGAAAAATGCGATCGTCGTCCCCACAGTTGCGATCGCTCGTCAACCTAACGGTACGGGTGTATTTGTCGCTAGCGAGAATAACAATCCCGTTTTCACCCCCATCCAAACCGGAGTGACTGTAAATGACAAAACCCAAGTATTATCAGGACTCACGGGAACCGAAAAAGTCTTCATCACCTTTCCACCAGGAACTCGCCCCCAAACCAGAACGCCGGGAATCCCAGGTATGGGAGGTTCGCGACGGTGAACAGGGAGTAGGGAGCAGGGAGGACAAGGGAGACAAGGGGGGACAAGGGAGACAAGGGAGACAAGGGGGACAAGGGGGACAAGGGGGAACTCGGGGACCCCACGACCGAAGGGAGTGGGGATTAGGGGACAAGGGGGACAAGGGAGGACAAGGGGGACAAGGGGGACAAGGGGGACAAGGGAGACAAGGGGGACAAGGGGGACAAGGGAGACAAGGGGGACAAGGGAGCGGTTAACCAACAACTATCAACCATTAACCATTAACCATCAATTATTCTTCATGCCCAAAAAACAACCCCCTCACGCCAATACTAACGCCGTGTCAACTGCTGAAGTTGTCGGGATGGCGGCGGAATCTTTATGGAACCATAAGTTACGCACGGGATTAACAATGCTGGGTGTAATTATTGGTATTTCTTCGGTAATTTCTATTACTTCGGTAGGACAAGGCGTACAAAAATCTACCGAGCAACAGATTCAAGCTTTGGGTACGAATGTGATGCTCGTCCTTGCAGGTGCGTCTACGACTGGTGGCGGGATTAACCAAGGAGTAGGTTCGGCTTCAACTTTGACTTGGGAAGATGCTAAAGCGGTAGCGCAACAGGCTCCAGCAGCGATTGGCGTGACTGCTTTTTTACAACGTCAGTTTCAAGTTGTTTATGGCGGACAGAATATTTCTACTAGCGTTCTTGGAACGGATTTATATTACTCTGAGGTGAAAAATATCCGCCCCCAAGTCGGGCAGTTTTTTACTGAAGCAGATTTAGATGCGGCTCAACCAGTTGTCGTTTTAGGTTCTAAGGTACGAGATCAATTATTTGGCGCAGCAGTCAATCCAGTAGGAGCCGATATTCGGATTCAGCGACAAAGTTATAAGGTACTGGGAGTAATGGAGCCAAAAGGCGCGGTTGGAGGACAAGATCAAGACGATCGCGTATACGTACCGTTAACGAATATGTCGGCGCGGTTGGTAGGAAATAATGCTTTGACTGGAGTTTCCATCAACGGATTTTGGTTAGCAGCTAGTAACGAGACGCAGTTAGATGCGGCACAATTCCAAGTCACGAACCTTTTACGCTTGCGTCATAATATCTACCCACCGCAAGCAGATGATTTTCGGATTATCAATCAGGTTGATATTATCAACACATTTAGTAGTGTAGTAGGATTATTTACCGTCATGGTAGTGGCGATCGCGGGAATTTCCTTAGTCGTTGGCGGGATTGGGATTGCCAATATCATGCTAGTCTCAGTCGTCGAACGCACAAAAGAAATTGGCATTCGCAAAGCTGTAGGCGCGACTAATGCAGCGATTTTAATTCAGTTTTTAGCCGAAGCAGTTGTCGTCTCTGTCGTTGGTGGAGGGATGGGAATTGGTTTGGGAGTGGCGATCGCGGCTACTGCTGCTAATATTTTCAAATTTCCCCTCATCGTATCGTTGTGGTCGATCGCGAGTGGGTTTGGGCTTTCTTTCGTCGTCGGATTGCTAGCGGGAGTTATCCCAGCTCGGAATGCTGCTAAATTAGATCCGATTGCCGCTTTGAGAAGCGAGTAAAAATATTTTTTTCTCTGCTATAATCGTAAAGCCGATATGCGGATGTGGCGGAATTGGCAGACGCGCTAGATTTAGGTTCTAGTACCGAGAGGTGTGAAGGTTCAAGTCCTTTCATCCGCATTTTTTATACTCTGCAAGCCTTTCAAGCTTTTCTCACCGAGCGATTAGCATCAGGGTAATTGTGAGCGATCCGACTCCTAGCAATTTACCGCTAATTCTTCCCCGTTTGCCGATTCTGGCTAGTGATGGCGCTAACTGGAAAAACATTCAATTTGCTTATTTTCGAGAACCACCTTGCGATGTTCCAGAACACGTATCGTCCCAGCACGTTATTTGTCTGAATGTCGGAAAGCCCGTGCAGTTGGAGCAAGCAGTTGGCGGACGATATGAGAAGGTAGGATCGGGATTTGGAGATTTGAAAATTTACCCAGCCTACCTCAGCCAATGGTTTCACTGGAATAAAGAAGCTGAGTTTTTCAATTTGTTGTTAGCACCGTCATTTCTCGCTACAGTTGGCTATGAGGTATTTGGCAGCGATCGCCTCGAACTGATTCCACATTTAGCTACACTATTCGATCCGTTAATTGGACAGATTGGCTTTGCACTCAAAACATCCTTAGAAATTGATGGGAGAAACAGCCATCTTTATGCTGACTCGCTAGCCCATGCACTTGTGGTTCATCTTTTATCAAGATATTCTACTAACTCACGTCAGCACAAAACTGTTACGGGTAGTTTTACGCAACAGCAATGGCAGCAAATTGTTGATTTTATTGAAGCAAACTTAGATAGAAATATTAGCTTAACTCAGTTAGCAGAAATAGTGCGGTTGAGTCCATATCACTTTGCGCATTTGTTCAAGCAGTCAACTCATATTTCACCGCATCAATATTTAATTCGTTGTCGGATCGAACGAGCCAAACAACTAATAGTTATGGGTAATTTATCATTGGCGGCGATCGCTCAGACGGTTGGTTTTGCTAGCCAAGGACATTTCACCTACCATTTCAAACGCCTTGTCGGAGTTACACCCAAAGTTTTTTGGCAGTTGTCGCAAGAACGTTGAAAACAACCGCAAGAACCTTGAAGCGAAGAAGTTAAAAATAGTTGGATACTGAATGCGTCAGTCGATAAATTCTGACGAGAAAGGAGAATTTATGTCACAACAGAATTTAGAAAATGTTCGCTGTCTATTCAAGGCTGTCGAAGAACGCGATATTGCTGGAGTTCTTGCCGCTTACGCTCCTGAAATTGTCATCCGCGATGCAGAGTCACTTCCTTATGGTGGAGAACATTACGGTCTTGAAGGTGCAAAGCAACACGTTGAAGGCGCTGCTCAAACTTGGAATCATCTTCAACCACCAGCCGAGAGGAAGATGGATGCAGTCTTTTTAGATGCAGAAGATTATGTCATCGTCCTTTGGCAGTTGAAAGGGCTGGCGGCGAGTAGCGGTAAAAAGCTTGATTCGCCAGTCGTAAGCGTGTATAAAATGCGTGATGGCAAAATTGTCGAATCACAGATGTTCTACGCAGATACAGTTGCGATCGGGCAATTCCTATTTTCCTAAAATTAAAGCAGCCTCAAAATAAACTCTCAGAACTTTTAAGATCGATTGAGGTATTGTTATAAGGTGATCGATCAAATCAACTGCTGGAAATTGGTAAAACAGATTTAACTCATCAGGAGGATGCCATTCGATGACCGCTCGTCCATACGATGTCGTGCTTTACGGAGCTAGTGGTTTTACTGGAAAGCAAACAGTGCAATACTTTGCCCAGCATGTAACTCCAAGCGAAGTACGTTGGGCGATCGCAGGTCGTAACCGTGACAAACTCGAACAAGTAAAGGCGCAAGTTGGTGTCAATGTCGATGTATTAGTTGCAGACAGCCAAGATGAAACTGCCATAGATAACATCGTGTCTCAGACGCGGGTACTGCTAAATACGGCGGGACCATTTGCTCTCTATGGCAATAAAATTGTTGATGCCTGCGTGCGCTTCAAAACTCACTACGTTGACATTACCGGCGAGACTCCTTGGGTGAAAGAACTCTGCGATCGCTACCACGACAGAGCCGCAGCCGATGGGACTCGCATTATTCCCTGCTGTGGGTTTGATTCCGTGCCTTCGGATCTGGGGACTTACCTGATCGTCCGCTACATCCAACGAGAACTAGGAACATCCTGCCGAGCGGTGAAAGCTTACTATCAAGCTATGGGCGGATTCAACGGTGGGACTCTAGCTTCTGTTTTTAACATTTACAATTCCACTCAGGTAAGTCAGGTAAGCAATCCTTTCCTACTCAATCCAACCAGCGATCGCTCGCCAGAAGAAATAGACCGCAATCGAGATCCAGAATTCCCGCAATACGATCCCGATCTTGATACGTGGGTAGCGCCATTTTTCATGGGTGCGGTTAATACTCGCGTGGTACGCCGTAGTAGTGCATTATATAGTCAGTGGCAGGAGCCATACGGCGTTGACTTTACCTACCAAGAATATCTGAAGTTCGACCCCCCGATAGGGTGGCTGCTAGCAGTTGGTATTACAGCAGCAACGGCTCTATTTATAGGGGCAATCCAGCAACCGCCAATCCGTAGCCTGCTGCAACCCCTTTTACCCCAACCAGGTAGCGGACCATCGGAGAAAACAATGAACGAGGGATGGTTTCGTTGCGAACTTTTAGGATTGACGAGCGACGGACGCAAGGTATGGGGACTGATTTGCGATCGCGGCGATCCTGGCAACCGCGCTACAGTGAAATTTTTGTGCGAGTCAGCATTGTGTTTGGCGTTGAATGAAGACAAACTCCCCGGCGATCGGCGCGGGGGTATCCTCACCCCTGCAACTGGACTCGGTGACGTTCTGGCAGAACGGTTGCGCCATGCAGGTATGACTGTCGATCTAGATCGAAATTTTTGCCAAAGGTGAGCGATAAAAACAACAACTCACGGCTCATCAGAACATCCTACCCTTAGTTAGGGGGACGACACTTATAGCAATTCTCGATTGCGTGCGTGACATTTGTAGGGGTGCTTTCTCTGTGCGCCCTTACCACAGATCGTGTGTTTTACCCAATAATCAAGCACTTAATTGTCATCGGTCTCGCGCCATGCTAGGGAAAATCATTGGTCGGCGATATCAAGTCGTACAAATCCTCGGTAGTAGTAGCTACTGTCAGACCTACCTAGCACGCAATCTCGATCGCAACCAGCCTGCTAAGTGTGTCATTAAGCATTTATTATCCACAGACAAAATCACCGATCTCAGTTATCGCTGGCAACGCTTGTTCAGCCGAGAAATTGCGGCTTTAGAAAAACTCCAGTCCTATTCGCAAGTACCGCAGTTATTAGACTATTTTGAGGAAGATCGACAATTTTACTTGGTGCAAGAGTATATTGTCGGGCAACCGCTAAGTCAACTCATGCCACCAGTAAGAGTCAAGTGGAGTCAGCAGCAAGTCATCGAGTTGTTGTATGAAATCCTCAGCATTCTGGAAATCGTTCACTCACAGGGACTCATTCACCGCGACCTCAAACCCAATAACTTAATTCGCCGAGCATCGGATGGAAAATTAGTCCTAATTGACTTTGGTAGCGTTAAACAAGCTTGGACGCAGGTAGTGACATCATCAGGACAAACCCAAGCCAATTATGCCATCGGTCTTCCTGCCACCATAGCTGTAGGTACATCTGGTTATATGCCCTCCGAGCAAAGTCACGGACGACCGCGACCTAACAGCGACATCTATGCTTTGGGGATGATTGGCATTCAAGCCTTAACTGGAATGCAACCAACGCAATTATTAGAAGATGCTGAAACTGGGGAAATGATTTGGCAACATCTGGTAACGATCGCGCCAGAGTTAACAGCCATTTTAAATAAAATGGTACGCTACCACTTTTTAGAGCGCTACCAGTCTACTACAGAGGCATTAAATGCTTTAGCGCCTCTGGTGGATGCGCCGGAAAAAGTACATACCGCTCCAGTCATGCTTTCAGTACCAAAACCAGCAGATAAGATCGTAGGAGTGGTGAAGCTTGTACGCAAACGCATTGCCTCACGGTTAGGAACAGCATTGGGAGTGACTTCTGCATTTGCGCTGTTACTTGGTAGCTACTATGCTTTGCGACCGACAACCAATATTTCACCCACAATGGCGCGATCGCAAATTGTCGAAGCATCTCATACAACTGAGCCTAGCACCTCTCCTCACACCTCGATGACGCGCACCTTGACTGGGCATACTAACGCAGTGTGGGCGGTGGCGATCGCGCGTGACGGACATACCCTAATTAGTGGTAGCGGGGACAAGACAATTAAATTCTGGGATCTTAGTTCTGGACAATTGCTACGTACCTTAACTGGCAATTCAGCTGAAGTCTTATCGCTTGCCCTAAGTCAAGACGGACAAATGCTGACAAGTGCTAGCTACTCAGCTCAGCCAGCAGTCAAAGTTTGGGATCTATCTACTCAAGAATTACAACATACAATTGGAAATGTTAGTAAAGTCTGGTCTGTTGCCATAAGTCCCGATCGCCAGACTCTTGTAAGTAGCAACGCAGACGCAAGTATCAAAATTTGGGATCTATCTACACGAATGTTACGCCGCACTCTTATCGGACATGCGGACACAGTTTGGTCTGTTGCCATTAGTCCTGATGGCAAAACTTTAGTTAGTGGTAGTAAAGATCGAACGATCAAAATTTGGGATCTTCGTACCGGAGCATTACGCCGTACTCTCTTGGGACATACAGATCGAGTCAGATCTGTGGCGATTAGTCCTGATGGACAGACTTTGGTATCAAGTAGTTGGGACAAAACGATCGGAATTTGGCAACTACAAACCGGACAGCGATTACGCACTTTGACGGGACATTCAGACTATATTAATTCAGTTGCAATTAGCCCAGATAGTCAGATGATTGCTAGTGGAAGTGACGATCGCCAAATCAAACTTTGGCAGCTCAATACTGGAGAGCTATTGACGACTTTTTCTGGACATCAGGGTAACGTAAATAGCCTCAGCTTTACTCCCAATGGCAAGCTAATTGTTAGTGGCAGTGAAGATAAAACTATCAAACTTTGGAGCTTGCAAGGGATAAATTAACTTAGATTAAAGGCGATCGCCCCCCTCAAGCAAGCACCACTGAGATTGGTATCGCTCGTGTTTGCGCCTGTTAAGTCTGCCCGCAATAAGTTTGCACCGCTCAGATCGGCTCCACTCAAATTAGCATCGCTCAAATCTGCCGCAGTCAAGTCAGCTCCGCTGAGATTTGCGCCACTGAGGTTAGCCCCTCTCAACTTTGCCCAGCCGAAATTTATCTGACTGAGATTGAGATAGCTGAGATCGGCGCACATGAGATTGGCATTGATAAAGTGCCTGTCTCCAACCGCGTAGCGCCGTTTTAATGTCTCAACACTTAATTTGGGCAATAAAATACAGAAATTACCGCTGTCGCACCATCTAGCTTCCACCAAACTAGCAGCAGTTTTAATTGCTATTTCATCCGAGGTAGGTATGACAATACTGTTGCACTCATCCCATTGACCGTCGAGCATGAAAGCAACATTATAGGCTGCATCGCGTGAATCGAATAAGAGAACGCGATTTTCCCCAGAGCGATCGCTCAATCCAACGATCGCATCTCTCAACGATGAGAATTTTTGCAGTAAGTCTTTCATGCTCTCCATCGCCCCATCACGATATTAACTATTTGCCGATCCTGGCTTAGTCAGCTTGCGGTGCAGTTCGGCGTTGACGGTATCGGGCAAGACTTTGCTCACCGCACCCTGAATTTTGGTCGCGAGCGATCCAGCGACTATACTATCTTTACCTTTCATCAGGGCTTCAAACCCCTGCTTGGCAACCTCAGCCGGATCGTCCTTCTGGTTTGCACCTACGTTAGTGTCGTCCATTCCCGCGCGGTGGAAAAAGTTAGTCTCAGTTGGTCCAGGCATGAGCGCAGTTACAGTTACGCCTGTATCCTTCAACTCGTTGCGTAACCCTTCCGAGAAGGATTGGATAAATGCTTTAGAAGCTGCATAAACTGCCTCAAACGAACCAGGCATCAGGGCAGCAATTGACGAAGTAAATAGAATTCGCCCCTTGCCGCGATCTACCATATCCTTGACAACCCGTTTGGCAAGATGGACGGACGATACAACATTGAGGTTAATTAAATTAAGTTCGTCTTGTAGATCGGTTTCGCGGGCAAACTCACCGCCAACACCAACACCGGCGTTAATGGCGATCGCATCCACTGCTCGATTCGAGTCTTGAATTTTCTGATATAGCGCCTCAACACCGTCATAAGTAGCAAGATCTGCCTGCACCGTCTCGACTTTGGCATCCATCCCTTCCAATGTCTGAGCAACTTCGTTCAGGTTTGAATGATTGGCTGTGATGAGGAGATCGAAGCCGTTTTGGGCGAACTGTTTGGCAAGTTCGTAGCCGATACCACTGGAAGCACCTGTAACGACAGCTAAGGGACGGGTGAATGAATTATCCATGAATGGTTAATAACTGCATACTTCTAACCCTTACGATCCTAGAAAAACAACAGTGCGATCGCGTCTTTCCAATGAAGTAGTACTACTGTGCCTTTTAGAGGAGTTTTGACAGGTAAGTCCTGAGAAAAAACATGGACAGCCTACACTTCCTCCACTACCCATCTCGTCGATCGTTGCTACAGATCCGATCCCCCCTAGCCCCCCTTGAAAAAGGGGGAACAAAGCCCCCCTTTTGAAGGCGATTCAACTAAAGAGACGCTCGCGCTTGTCTCTTCCCTCGAAACAGGGGAAACAAAGCCCATTTTTCAGGCGGTTGAATTAAAGAGGCGCTCGCGCTTGTCTCTTCCCTCGAAACAGGGGAAACAAAGCCCCCCTTTTTAAGGGGGGTTGGGGGGATCTTCTGCGGCGTAGTCAATAAAAAACGCCTGCTACTGGATGAGAATTGTCACCTCTTCGGCTTTGGTATGCAAAGCTTTCTTCACCTGATGTCCGATCTTTTCAATCAGCTCGTCAAAAGCCTGCGGCTCTTGGGTCATTTTTTCCCTCAGACTTGACTCTAGTTCGGGCTTCATTGTGTTACAGATACTATCTATTGTTTTATCTCCCAATGCCACAAAACGAATCCAACCAGGAATATCCAACTTTTCCTTAATCGCGTCTTCAATTTTCTCCCGATTTAGCCCCACTCCTCCACCAACGAGAGCTGCACCATAAACTAGTGCGATCGGCACGACTAAATGCCCAGTTAAGAGTAGAGCGATAATGCTACCGATAGTACCACTGCCAATGACCAAATTAATCGTAAATGCCACTGCATCGGCAAGGATAGCATCGCCTATAGGTAAGTCAGGATTGACTAAAGTTGGGTCGATGCCACTTTCTAACCTTAAACTGCTTCTAGGAATTTGAAACTGACGACAAATCGGATCGGTTCGCTCGGCTATTTCAGGTTGAATGCTGCTGTTGAACCAAGTCACGCATTTATTATCGATTAGTTGCCGACCGCGATCGCTTTTCAACCACTGTTCTGCTTGGCTTTTCATCCAACTTTCCAGCTCTGCCAGAGTGCGGATTTGACCGTTTTTCCAGTTTTTTAAGCCAGGTTTGACGGCATTTTCAATCAAAGCTTCCGATAATGGCTGAGTTATTAGCTCAATTAGGCTTGGAATATTTCTGGCGATCGCCTCTTTCAACTGGTGCGAGTCGTATAGTTTGTCAACTTCTGCTTTAAATGCACTAGCACGTAGTTCCCATCTTCCTACCCGTGCTAGACCCAATGCAATGCATCGTTCTGGCTCTGGATCGGGACGAACTTGAGTGTCGGGTTCGGGAAAAATTTCTTCGCAAATTTGGCGCGTAAAACTCATGCGAGATGCGCCACCCGTCATCAATAAAACTTTGGGCGTTACCCCAAGTTTTTCTAGCTTTTCCTTTGCCTCATTAATTGCCTGACGATACGACTCTTGCCAACTTTTATTTCCTAGTTCGGGTAGAGGCTGGTTTAAAATTTC
This window of the Chroococcidiopsis thermalis PCC 7203 genome carries:
- a CDS encoding efflux RND transporter periplasmic adaptor subunit gives rise to the protein MRLSELVYKIVAQNSYDGCITEREARMKTDLPHSETFPSRVKNFKKVGITKWVLGVFLLGFVAAGSYIVYRQIVIVPRQAAQRQALSVPVERLNLSVTVAANGTIKPERSINVSPKSSGRLKSLLVKEGDWVKQGQIIAYMDDSNLQGQLIEAKGRLAEAQANLQKLLAGNRVEDIAQAQAELQNTQATLEEATSNLRQNEQLFASGAISSRDLVTSRAAYNSAKAAVDRAQQALTLQQNGSRPEDIAQARAQVKQAQGALQNIQTQLNDTAIAAPFSGVVAQKYADPGAFVTPTTAGSSVSGATSNSILALAANNQVVANVSESNIARIRIGQEISFRADAHPGKTFKGRVIQIAVQSTVEQNVTSFQVKAAILTAPQLLRSGMNVDVDFKAGELKNAIVVPTVAIARQPNGTGVFVASENNNPVFTPIQTGVTVNDKTQVLSGLTGTEKVFITFPPGTRPQTRTPGIPGMGGSRR
- a CDS encoding ABC transporter permease is translated as MPKKQPPHANTNAVSTAEVVGMAAESLWNHKLRTGLTMLGVIIGISSVISITSVGQGVQKSTEQQIQALGTNVMLVLAGASTTGGGINQGVGSASTLTWEDAKAVAQQAPAAIGVTAFLQRQFQVVYGGQNISTSVLGTDLYYSEVKNIRPQVGQFFTEADLDAAQPVVVLGSKVRDQLFGAAVNPVGADIRIQRQSYKVLGVMEPKGAVGGQDQDDRVYVPLTNMSARLVGNNALTGVSINGFWLAASNETQLDAAQFQVTNLLRLRHNIYPPQADDFRIINQVDIINTFSSVVGLFTVMVVAIAGISLVVGGIGIANIMLVSVVERTKEIGIRKAVGATNAAILIQFLAEAVVVSVVGGGMGIGLGVAIAATAANIFKFPLIVSLWSIASGFGLSFVVGLLAGVIPARNAAKLDPIAALRSE
- a CDS encoding helix-turn-helix transcriptional regulator codes for the protein MSDPTPSNLPLILPRLPILASDGANWKNIQFAYFREPPCDVPEHVSSQHVICLNVGKPVQLEQAVGGRYEKVGSGFGDLKIYPAYLSQWFHWNKEAEFFNLLLAPSFLATVGYEVFGSDRLELIPHLATLFDPLIGQIGFALKTSLEIDGRNSHLYADSLAHALVVHLLSRYSTNSRQHKTVTGSFTQQQWQQIVDFIEANLDRNISLTQLAEIVRLSPYHFAHLFKQSTHISPHQYLIRCRIERAKQLIVMGNLSLAAIAQTVGFASQGHFTYHFKRLVGVTPKVFWQLSQER
- a CDS encoding nuclear transport factor 2 family protein encodes the protein MSQQNLENVRCLFKAVEERDIAGVLAAYAPEIVIRDAESLPYGGEHYGLEGAKQHVEGAAQTWNHLQPPAERKMDAVFLDAEDYVIVLWQLKGLAASSGKKLDSPVVSVYKMRDGKIVESQMFYADTVAIGQFLFS
- a CDS encoding saccharopine dehydrogenase family protein codes for the protein MTARPYDVVLYGASGFTGKQTVQYFAQHVTPSEVRWAIAGRNRDKLEQVKAQVGVNVDVLVADSQDETAIDNIVSQTRVLLNTAGPFALYGNKIVDACVRFKTHYVDITGETPWVKELCDRYHDRAAADGTRIIPCCGFDSVPSDLGTYLIVRYIQRELGTSCRAVKAYYQAMGGFNGGTLASVFNIYNSTQVSQVSNPFLLNPTSDRSPEEIDRNRDPEFPQYDPDLDTWVAPFFMGAVNTRVVRRSSALYSQWQEPYGVDFTYQEYLKFDPPIGWLLAVGITAATALFIGAIQQPPIRSLLQPLLPQPGSGPSEKTMNEGWFRCELLGLTSDGRKVWGLICDRGDPGNRATVKFLCESALCLALNEDKLPGDRRGGILTPATGLGDVLAERLRHAGMTVDLDRNFCQR
- a CDS encoding serine/threonine-protein kinase — its product is MLGKIIGRRYQVVQILGSSSYCQTYLARNLDRNQPAKCVIKHLLSTDKITDLSYRWQRLFSREIAALEKLQSYSQVPQLLDYFEEDRQFYLVQEYIVGQPLSQLMPPVRVKWSQQQVIELLYEILSILEIVHSQGLIHRDLKPNNLIRRASDGKLVLIDFGSVKQAWTQVVTSSGQTQANYAIGLPATIAVGTSGYMPSEQSHGRPRPNSDIYALGMIGIQALTGMQPTQLLEDAETGEMIWQHLVTIAPELTAILNKMVRYHFLERYQSTTEALNALAPLVDAPEKVHTAPVMLSVPKPADKIVGVVKLVRKRIASRLGTALGVTSAFALLLGSYYALRPTTNISPTMARSQIVEASHTTEPSTSPHTSMTRTLTGHTNAVWAVAIARDGHTLISGSGDKTIKFWDLSSGQLLRTLTGNSAEVLSLALSQDGQMLTSASYSAQPAVKVWDLSTQELQHTIGNVSKVWSVAISPDRQTLVSSNADASIKIWDLSTRMLRRTLIGHADTVWSVAISPDGKTLVSGSKDRTIKIWDLRTGALRRTLLGHTDRVRSVAISPDGQTLVSSSWDKTIGIWQLQTGQRLRTLTGHSDYINSVAISPDSQMIASGSDDRQIKLWQLNTGELLTTFSGHQGNVNSLSFTPNGKLIVSGSEDKTIKLWSLQGIN
- a CDS encoding pentapeptide repeat-containing protein — protein: MKDLLQKFSSLRDAIVGLSDRSGENRVLLFDSRDAAYNVAFMLDGQWDECNSIVIPTSDEIAIKTAASLVEARWCDSGNFCILLPKLSVETLKRRYAVGDRHFINANLMCADLSYLNLSQINFGWAKLRGANLSGANLSGADLTAADLSDANLSGADLSGANLLRADLTGANTSDTNLSGACLRGAIAFNLS
- a CDS encoding SDR family NAD(P)-dependent oxidoreductase; amino-acid sequence: MDNSFTRPLAVVTGASSGIGYELAKQFAQNGFDLLITANHSNLNEVAQTLEGMDAKVETVQADLATYDGVEALYQKIQDSNRAVDAIAINAGVGVGGEFARETDLQDELNLINLNVVSSVHLAKRVVKDMVDRGKGRILFTSSIAALMPGSFEAVYAASKAFIQSFSEGLRNELKDTGVTVTALMPGPTETNFFHRAGMDDTNVGANQKDDPAEVAKQGFEALMKGKDSIVAGSLATKIQGAVSKVLPDTVNAELHRKLTKPGSANS